A section of the Scomber scombrus chromosome 24, fScoSco1.1, whole genome shotgun sequence genome encodes:
- the atp5f1b gene encoding ATP synthase subunit beta, mitochondrial, with the protein MLGAVGRCCTGALQALKPGVQPLKALVGSPAVLSRRDYVAPAAAAAIANGRIVAVIGAVVDVQFDEGLPPILNALEVADRESRLVLEVAQHLGENTVRTIAMDGTEGLVRGQKVLDTGAPIRIPVGPETLGRIMNVIGEPIDERGPISTKQTAPIHAEAPEFTDMSVEQEILVTGIKVVDLLAPYAKGGKIGLFGGAGVGKTVLIMELINNVAKAHGGYSVFAGVGERTREGNDLYHEMIESGVINLKDTTSKVALVYGQMNEPPGARARVALTGLTVAEYFRDQEGQDVLLFIDNIFRFTQAGSEVSALLGRIPSAVGYQPTLATDMGTMQERITTTKKGSITSVQAIYVPADDLTDPAPATTFAHLDATTVLSRAIAELGIYPAVDPLDSTSRIMDPNIVGSEHYDVARGVQKILQDYKSLQDIIAILGMDELSEEDKLTVARARKIQRFLSQPFQVAEVFTGHMGKLVPLKETIQGFQSILGGEYDALPEQAFYMVGPIEEVIQKAEKLAEEHS; encoded by the exons ATGTTAGGAGCTGTGGGACGCTGTTGCACCGGGGCTCTGCAGGCTCTCAAGCCTGGGGTCCAGCCCCTGAAGGCTCTTGTTGGATCCCCAGCAGTCCTCTCAC GCAGAGACTATGTCGCacctgctgccgctgctgccaTTGCCAATGGGCGCATTGTGGCTGTCATCGGTGCCGTTGTGGACGTCCAGTTCGATGAGGGCCTCCCACCCATCCTCAACGCCCTGGAAGTCGCTGACCGTGAGTCCAGGCTCGTCCTGGAGGTAGCACAGCATCTTG GGGAGAACACAGTGCGTACCATTGCTATGGATGGTACTGAAGGTTTGGTCCGTGGACAGAAAGTTCTGGACACCGGTGCCCCCATCAGAATCCCAGTGGGTCCCGAGACTCTGGGCAGGATTATGAATGTCATTGGCGAGCCCATTGATGAGAGAGGCCCCATCTCCACCAAGCA GACTGCACCCATCCACGCTGAAGCCCCTGAATTCACTGACATGAGTGTGGAGCAGGAGATTCTGGTTACTGGCATCAAGGTTGTGGACCTGCTTGCCCCCTACGCCAAGGGAGGAAAGATTG GTCTGTTCGGTGGTGCTGGTGTGGGCAAGACTGTGTTGATCATGGAGCTGATTAACAATGTGGCCAAGGCCCATGGTGGTTACTCCGTGTTTGCCGGTGTGGGAGAGCGTACCCGTGAGGGAAATGACTTGTACCATGAAATGATTGAGTCTGGTGTCATCAACCTGAAGGATACCACCTCCAAG GTGGCGCTGGTGTACGGACAGATGAACGAGCCCCCCGGTGCCCGTGCCAGAGTGGCTCTGACTGGACTGACTGTGGCTGAGTACTTCCGTGACCAGGAGGGTCAGGATGTGCTGCTCTTCATCGACAACATCTTCCGTTTCACACAGGCTGGCTCTGAG GTGTCTGCTCTGCTGGGTCGTATCCCCTCTGCTGTGGGTTACCAGCCCACTCTGGCCACTGACATGGGTACCATGCAGGAGAGAATCACCACAACCAAGAAGGGTTCAATCACATCTGTGCAG GCCATCTATGTGCCCGCTGATGATTTGACTGACCCTGCCCCCGCCACCACCTTCGCTCACTTGGACGCCACCACTGTGTTGTCCCGTGCCATCGCTGAGCTGGGTATCTACCCCGCTGTCGACCCCCTGGACTCAACCTCCCGTATCATGGACCCCAACATCGTCGGATCTGAGCACTACGATGTCGCTCGTGGCGTACAGAAAATCCTTCAG GACTACAAATCCCTGCAGGATATCATTGCCATTTTGGGTATGGATGAGTTGTCTGAGGAGGACAAGCTGACTGTGGCCCGTGCCCGTAAGATCCAGCGTTTCCTGTCCCAGCCCTTCCAGGTGGCCGAGGTCTTCACCGGTCACATGGGCAAACTTGTGCCCCTCAAGGAAACCATCCAGGGCTTCCAGAGCATTCTTGGCG GTGAGTACGACGCTCTGCCAGAGCAGGCTTTCTACATGGTCGGCCCCATCGAGGAAGTCATCCAGAAGGCTGAGAAGCTGGCTGAGGAGCACTCATAA
- the LOC134006656 gene encoding retinol dehydrogenase 7-like, giving the protein MYLYLLGLVVFYYLYRWVRELPRVSDKGSKYVYITGCDSGFGNLLARHLDNKGFRVIASCFTEKGEEDLKKSCSSNLITTHLDVRSKDSVAKVGAMIKDKVGERGLWAVVNNAGVAVPSAPCDWLTIDDYKSMLDVNLNGVIGVTLSVLPLIKKARGRVVNVASVFGRISVTGGPYTVSKYGVEAFNDSLRLNMAPFGVKVLCIEPGFFKTNVTDVAILSKNVKTLWERMPQEVRDDYGTEYLQKSLEVISGKVAQISDGDLMKVVSCMEHAVSAVRPRTRYSPGWDAKFFWLPLSYMPTCVSDYIMSKEAIPVARSMQ; this is encoded by the exons CCTGTACCGCTGGGTACGGGAGCTGCCCAGGGTCTCCGACAAAGGCAGCAAGTATGTGTACATCACCGGCTGTGACAGCGGCTTCGGTAACCTCCTGGCCCGCCATCTGGACAATAAGGGCTTCAGAGTCATCGCCTCGTGTTTCAccgagaaaggagaggaggatcTGAAGAAGTCCTGCTCCAGCAACCTGATCACAACACACCTGGATGTAAGGTCGAAAGACAGTGTCGCCAAGGTTGGGGCGATGATCAAGGACAAAGTGGGGGAGCGAG GCTTATGGGCTGTAGTCAACAACGCTGGCGTGGCCGTCCCCTCCGCCCCGTGCGACTGGCTGACTATTGACGACTACAAGTCCATGCTGGACGTGAACTTGAACGGGGTGATAGGCGTGACCCTGAGTGTCCTGCCGCTGATTAAGAAGGCCAGGGGGAGGGTGGTGAATGTAGCCAGTGTGTTTGGGAGGATCAGTGTTACAGGGGGCCCATACACCGTCTCAAAGTATGGTGTGGAAGCGTTCAATGACAGCCTCAG GTTAAATATGGCGCCTTTCGGTGTCAAAGTCCTCTGCATTGAGCCGGGCTTCTTCAAAACAAATGTGACCGATGTTGCTATCTTGTCCAAAAATGTCAAGACGCTATGGGAGAGAATGCCCCAAGAGGTCAGAGATGACTACGGAACAGAGTATCTTCAAAAGT CTCTTGAGGTAATATCAGGCAAAGTTGCCCAGATAAGTGATGGAGATCTGATGAAGGTGGTCAGCTGTATGGAGCATGCCGTATCCGCCGTCCGGCCCCGCACCCGATATTCCCCAGGCTGGGATGCCAAGTTCTTCTGGCTGCCGCTGTCGTACATGCCAACCTGTGTCAGTGATTACATCATGAGCAAAGAAGCCATTCCTGTCGCCAGGTCAATGCAATAA